The proteins below are encoded in one region of Brassica napus cultivar Da-Ae chromosome A6, Da-Ae, whole genome shotgun sequence:
- the LOC106408937 gene encoding aldehyde dehydrogenase family 2 member B4, mitochondrial, whose protein sequence is MAARSRVSSLLSRSFSASSPFLSRSQGKNLNNGSRIVRRFGTSSAAEEVISPSVQVSYTKLLIDGNFVDAASGKTFPTLDPRTGEVIAHVAEGDAEDINRAVKAARKAFDEGPWPKMTAYERSRVMLRFADLVEKHSEELAALESWDNGKTYEQALTAEIPMVARLFRYYAGWADKIHGLTVPADGNYHVQTLHEPIGVAGQIIPWNFPLLMFAWKVGPALACGNTIVLKTAEQTPLTAFYVGKLFLEAGLPPGVLNMVSGFGATAGASLASHMDVDKLAFTGSTDTGKVILGLAANSNLKPVTLELGGKSPFIVFEDADIDKAVELAHFALFFNQGQCCCAGSRTYVHEKVYDEFVEKAKARALKRVVGDPFKKGIEQGPQIDSKQFEKVMKYIRSGVESNATLECGGGQVGDKGYFIQPTVFSNVKDDMLIAQDEIFGPVQSILKFSDVDEVIKRANDTRYGLAAGVFTKSLDTANRVSRALKAGTVWVNCFDVFDAAIPFGGYKMSGNGREKGIYSLNNYLQVKAVVTPLNNPAWI, encoded by the exons ATGGCGGCTCGTAGTAGAGTGTCTTCTCTATTGTCACGATCCTTTTCAGCTTCCTCTCCCTTTCTCTCTCGTTCTCAAG gaaaaaatttgaataatggaAGTAGGATCGTACGGAGATTTGGAACCTCTTCTGCAGCTGAAGAAGTCATAAGCCCATCGGTTCAAGTTTCTTACACAAAGCTCCTCATCGATGGGAACTTTGTAGACGCTGCTTCTG GTAAGACGTTCCCGACTCTTGATCCACGCACAGGGGAAGTCATTGCGCACGTAGCTGAAGGTGATGCTGAAGATATCAACCGGGCTGTGAAAGCTGCAAGGAAGGCCTTTGATGAAGGACCTTGGCCTAAGATGACTGCTTAT GAAAGGTCGAGGGTCATGTTGAGATTCGCAGATTTGGTCGAGAAACACAGCGAAGAGCTCGCTGCTCTAGAGTCATGGGACAATGGGAAGACTTATGAACAAGCACTAACAGCAGAGATTCCAATGGTCGCCAGATTGTTCCGTTACTATGCTG GGTGGGCGGATAAGATTCATGGGCTTACAGTTCCAGCTGACGGAAACTATCATGTTCAGACACTGCATGAACCCATAGGAGTTGCTGGACAGATCATTCCATGGAACTTTCCTCTTTTGATGTTTGCTTGGAAAGTTGGTCCTGCTCTTGCTTGTGGTAACACCATTGTCCTCAAAACCGCTGAACAGACTCCTCTCACTGCTTTCTACGTTGGCAAACTTTTCCTTGAA GCGGGTCTTCCTCCTGGTGTTCTGAATATGGTTTCTGGATTTGGTGCAACCGCTGGTGCGTCTCTCGCAAGTCACATGGACGTTGACAAG CTTGCTTTCACAGGATCGACTGATACTGGTAAAGTTATACTTGGACTGGCTGCTAACAGCAATCTCAAGCCGGTGACTCTGGAACTTGGAGGGAAGTCACCCTTCATCGTATTCGAAGATGCTGATATTGATAAGGCTGTGGAGCTTGCTCactttgctctcttctttaACCAG GGGCAATGTTGCTGCGCGGGGTCTCGTACATATGTTCACGAGAAAGTGTATGATGAGTTCGTTGAGAAAGCAAAGGCACGCGCTTTAAAACGTGTGGTTGGTGATCCTTTCAAGAAAGGCATTGAACAGGGTCCTCAG ATCGACTCAAAGCAATTCGAGAAAGTGATGAAGTACATAAGGTCGGGAGTGGAAAGCAATGCTACTCTTGAATGTGGTGGTGGTCAAGTTGGAGACAAAGGTTACTTCATCCAACCTACAGTCTTTTCTAATGTTAAG GACGACATGCTTATAGCTCAAGACGAGATTTTCggtccagtccagtccatctTGAAGTTCAG TGATGTTGATGAGGTGATAAAGAGGGCGAACGACACCAGGTACGGGCTAGCCGCAGGGGTTTTCACAAAGAGCCTGGACACTGCAAATAGGGTGTCGAGGGCTTTGAAAGCTGGCACCGTTTGGGTCAACTGTTTCGATGTCTTTGATGCAGCCATCCCCTTTGGTGGTTACAAGATGAGCGGCAACGGCAGAGAGAAAGGTATTTACAGTCTCAACAACTACTTGCAGGTCAAGGCAGTCGTCACTCCCCTTAATAACCCTGCATGGATCTGA
- the LOC106408940 gene encoding uncharacterized protein LOC106408940, with protein MVFITANDNAVIGLYIRPKRFQLCYDPFGMEVLRAAPEPETTSDPLLGNSPCCSCLAVGSSWWQRKTTDLHSNHHHEPRWWIRAILKIREWSEIVAGPRWKTFIRQFNRDQRRGRAWDNSARHKYDTSSYKLNFKDEGEDEEDDEAGFGGYRSFSMRYASVPVVFGKPPAVISVDSVK; from the coding sequence atggTTTTTATTACAGCTAACGACAATGCCGTAATTGGCTTATATATACGACCAAAACGTTTTCAACTCTGTTACGACCCTTTTGGTATGGAAGTTTTGCGAGCAGCTCCCGAGCCAGAGACTACCTCGGATCCGCTTCTCGGTAACTCTCCTTGCTGTTCCTGCCTCGCCGTGGGTTCCTCCTGGTGGCAGCGGAAGACGACTGATTTACACAGCAACCACCATCACGAGCCACGGTGGTGGATACGTGCGATTCTGAAGATCCGAGAGTGGTCGGAGATCGTAGCTGGGCCACGGTGGAAGACTTTTATCCGTCAGTTTAACCGCGATCAACGCCGTGGCCGCGCCTGGGACAACAGCGCCAGACATAAGTACGATACTTCGAGTTATAAATTGAATTTTAAGGATGAAGGGGAGGACGAAGAGGACGATGAAGCTGGATTCGGAGGGTATCGGAGCTTCTCTATGCGCTACGCTTCTGTTCCCGTTGTTTTTGGAAAACCTCCGGCTGTTATCAGCGTTGACTCCGTGAAATAG
- the LOC125610304 gene encoding probable cyclic nucleotide-gated ion channel 16: protein MSNLHLHTSARFRNFPTAFSRRHHNNNDLQNQRGRSVFSELGDTTLDPSGDLITRWNHIFLITCLLALFLDPLYFYLPIVQAGTACMSIDIGFGILVTFFRTLADFSFLIHILLKFKTAFVSKSSRVFGRGELVIDRREIAIRYLKSEFIIDLAATLPLPQIMIWFVIPNAGEFRYAAHQNHTLSLVVLIQYVPRILVMLPLNRRIIKATGVAAKTAWSGAAYNLVLYLLVSHVLGSVWYVLSIQRQHECWRRECIKEMNATHSPSCNLLFLDCGSLRDPGRQAWMRITRVLSNCDARNDDDQHFQFGMFGDAFTNDVTSSPFFDKYFYCLWWGLRNLSSYGQSLAASTLSSETLFSCFICVAGLVFFSHLIGNVQNYLQSTTARLDEWRVRRRDTEEWMRHRQLPQELQERVRRFVQYKWLTTRGVDEEAILRALPLDLRRQIQRHLCLALVRRVPFFAQMDDQLIDAICERLVPSLNTKDTYVTREGDPVNEMLFIIRGQMESSTTDGGRSGFFNSITLRPGDFCGEELLTWALMPNINQNLPLSTRTVRTLSEVEAFALRAEDLKFVANQFRRLHSKKLQHAFRYYSHQWRAWGTGFIQAAWRRYMKRKLAMELARQEEGDDYYYDDDDDDQYGGEDMPESSNNVDDNSSNNQNLSATILASKFAANTKRGVLGNQRGSSRIDPDDPTLKMPKMFKPEDPGFF from the exons ATGAGCAACCTCCACCTCCACACCTCCGCACGCTTCCGCAATTTCCCGACGGCTTTCTCCCGTCGCCACCATAACAACAACGACCTCCAAAACCAACGCGGCCGATCCGTTTTCTCCGAGCTAGGTGACACAACCCTCGACCCAAGCGGTGACCTAATCACGAGATGGAACCACATCTTCCTTATAACCTGCCTCCTCGCGCTCTTCCTCGACCCTCTCTACTTTTATCTCCCTATTGTCCAAGCCGGAACGGCCTGTATGTCCATCGACATCGGTTTCGGCATCCTCGTCACCTTCTTCCGTACCCTAGCCGATTTCTCCTTCCTCATTCACATTCTCCTCAAATTTAAAACTGCTTTTGTCTCCAAATCGTCTAGAGTCTTTGGTCGCGGCGAGCTTGTCATTGACCGCCGTGAAATCGCCATCCGTTACCTTAAATCTGAGTTCATTATTGACCTCGCTGCCACGCTTCCTCTTCCTCAG ATAATGATTTGGTTTGTGATCCCAAATGCGGGAGAATTCAGATACGCAGCACATCAGAACCACACACTTTCCTTGGTCGTCCTGATACAGTACGTGCCTCGCATCCTCGTCATGCTTCCACTAAACCGTAGGATCATTAAAGCCACTGGAGTTGCAGCCAAAACAGCCTGGTCCGGTGCAGCCTACAATCTCGTGCTCTACTTACTTGTGAGCCAC GTtcttggttcggtttggtacgTTTTATCGATCCAGAGACAGCACGAATGCTGGAGAAGAGAATGCATTAAGGAGATGAACGCAACGCATTCACCGTCTTGTAATCTCTTGTTTCTAGACTGTGGATCGTTGCGGGATCCAGGCAGACAAGCTTGGATGCGCATCACTCGGGTTCTCTCTAACTGCGATGCACGTAATGATGATGACCAACATTTTCAGTTTGGTATGTTTGGTGATGCCTTCACTAATGATGTcacttcttctcctttctttgaTAAATACTTCTACTGTCTTTGGTGGGGTCTCCGAAATCTCAG ttCTTATGGACAGAGTCTTGCAGCTAGTACATTGAGTAGTGAGACTTTATTCAGTTGTTTCATCTGTGTTGCTGGCCTTGTTTTCTTCTCTCATCTCATTGGCAATGTTCAG AACTATCTGCAATCGACAACGGCTAGGTTAGATGAATGGAGAGTGAGAAGAAGAGATACAGAGGAATGGATGCGACACAGGCAATTGCCACAGGAGTTACAAGAGCGTGTGAGGCGGTTCGTCCAATACAAATGGTTAACCACTCGTGGAGTCGATGAAGAAGCCATCCTCCGTGCTCTACCATTGGATCTTCGTAGACAGATCCAACGTCATCTCTGTCTCGCTCTAGTTCGCCGT GTGCCATTCTTTGCACAGATGGACGACCAGCTCATAGACGCAATATGCGAGCGTTTAGTTCCATCGTTGAACACGAAAGATACATACGTGACACGGGAAGGCGATCCTGTAAACGAGATGCTTTTCATAATTAGAGGTCAGATGGAAAGTTCGACTACAGATGGTGGACGGTCAGGATTCTTTAACTCAATCACGCTCAGACCAGGAGATTTCTGTGGTGAAGAGCTCTTAACTTGGGCTTTAATGCCAAACATTAACCAGAATCTCCCCTTGTCCACGAGAACCGTGAGAACTCTCTCTGAAGTAGAAGCTTTCGCTCTCAGAGCAGAGGACTTAAAGTTTGTAGCTAACCAATTCAGACGCCTCCACAGCAAGAAACTCCAACATGCTTTCAG ATACTATTCGCATCAGTGGAGAGCTTGGGGAACTGGTTTTATACAAGCTGCATGGAGACGATACATGAAGAGGAAGTTAGCTATGGAGTTAGCTAGGCAAGAGGAAGGAGACGATTActattatgatgatgatgatgatgatcaataCGGAGGAGAGGACATGCCTGAAAGTAGCAACAACGTAGACGACAACAGCAGCAACAATCAGAATTTGAGTGCGACGATATTAGCGTCTAAGTTTGCAGCTAATACGAAGAGAGGTGTTTTAGGGAACCAAAGAGGGTCTTCCAGAATTGATCCTGATGATCCAACTTTGAAGATGCCTAAAATGTTTAAACCAGAGGATCCAGGAttcttctga